One region of Streptomyces subrutilus genomic DNA includes:
- the murQ gene encoding N-acetylmuramic acid 6-phosphate etherase translates to MTAYAALRAQLETLTTEAFRPELAEIDRLSTLEIARTMNAEDATVPAAVAAQLPRIADAIDAIAARMARGGRLVYAGAGTAGRMGVQDASECPPTFNTDPADVVGLIAGGPSAMVKAVEGAEDSKELAADDLTALALTAEDTVIGVSASGRTPYAIGAVEFARTRGALTVGLSCNAGSALAAAADHGIEVVVGPELLTGSTRLKAGTAQKLVLNLISTITMIRLGKTYGNLMVDMRSSNEKLRARARRIVALATGAPDAEIEAALTATGGEVKNAILVVLGGVGGPRAAELLAASQGHLRAALAEAHAPTTR, encoded by the coding sequence ATGACCGCGTACGCCGCACTCCGCGCCCAGCTGGAGACGCTGACCACCGAGGCCTTCCGTCCCGAACTGGCCGAGATCGACCGGCTGTCCACCTTGGAGATCGCCCGCACGATGAACGCCGAGGACGCCACCGTCCCCGCCGCCGTCGCCGCGCAGCTGCCGCGCATCGCCGACGCCATCGACGCGATCGCCGCGCGCATGGCCCGCGGCGGGCGCCTGGTCTACGCGGGCGCCGGCACGGCGGGCCGGATGGGCGTCCAGGACGCCAGCGAGTGCCCGCCCACCTTCAACACCGACCCGGCCGATGTCGTCGGCCTCATCGCGGGCGGACCCTCCGCCATGGTCAAGGCCGTCGAAGGCGCCGAGGACTCCAAGGAGCTGGCCGCCGATGACCTCACCGCCCTCGCGCTGACCGCCGAGGACACCGTGATCGGCGTCTCCGCCTCCGGCCGCACCCCGTACGCGATCGGCGCCGTCGAGTTCGCCCGGACCCGCGGCGCGCTCACCGTCGGGCTGTCCTGCAACGCGGGCTCCGCGCTCGCCGCGGCCGCCGACCACGGCATCGAGGTCGTCGTCGGCCCCGAACTGCTCACCGGCTCCACCCGCCTGAAGGCCGGCACCGCGCAGAAGCTCGTCCTCAACCTCATCTCGACGATCACGATGATCCGGCTCGGGAAGACCTACGGGAACCTGATGGTCGACATGCGCTCCTCCAACGAGAAGCTGCGCGCCCGCGCCCGCCGCATCGTGGCGCTGGCCACCGGCGCGCCCGACGCGGAGATCGAGGCGGCGCTGACCGCCACCGGCGGCGAGGTCAAGAACGCCATCCTCGTCGTCCTCGGCGGCGTCGGCGGCCCGCGGGCCGCCGAGCTGCTCGCCGCCTCGCAGGGCCACCTCCGCGCGGCCCTCGCCGAGGCCCACGCCCCCACCACCCGCTGA
- a CDS encoding MurR/RpiR family transcriptional regulator, with the protein MRARVRGLGPSMTRSMQAVAEAVASDPAGCSRLTVSALAARTGTSEATVVRTARLLGYPGYRDLRLALAALAAQQESGAAPAVTVDIAVDDPLSEVVAKLAHEEAQTLADTAAGLDLAQLATAVTALATARRIDIYGIGASALVGQDLAQKLLRIGLIAHAHSDPHLAVTNAVQLRPGDVAVAITHSGSTGDVIEPLRTAFERGATTVALTGRPNAPVAHYSDVVLTTSAARETQLRPAAMSSRTSQLLVVDCLFVGVAQQTYETAAPALAASYEALAHRHTAR; encoded by the coding sequence CTGCGGGCGCGCGTGCGCGGGCTCGGGCCCTCGATGACGCGGTCCATGCAGGCCGTCGCCGAGGCCGTCGCCTCCGACCCGGCCGGCTGCTCGCGGCTCACCGTCTCCGCCCTCGCCGCCCGCACCGGCACCAGCGAGGCCACCGTCGTGCGCACCGCCCGCCTCCTCGGCTACCCCGGCTACCGCGACCTGCGCCTCGCGCTGGCCGCCCTCGCCGCGCAGCAGGAATCCGGCGCCGCCCCCGCCGTCACCGTGGACATAGCCGTCGACGACCCCCTCTCCGAGGTCGTCGCCAAGCTGGCCCACGAGGAGGCGCAGACGCTCGCCGACACCGCCGCCGGGCTGGACCTGGCCCAGCTCGCCACCGCCGTCACCGCCCTCGCGACCGCCCGCCGCATCGACATCTACGGCATCGGCGCCTCCGCGCTCGTCGGCCAGGACCTCGCCCAGAAGCTGCTGCGCATCGGCCTGATCGCGCACGCCCACAGCGACCCCCACCTCGCCGTCACCAACGCCGTCCAGCTGCGCCCCGGCGACGTGGCCGTCGCGATCACCCACTCCGGCTCCACCGGCGACGTGATCGAGCCGCTGCGCACGGCCTTCGAGCGCGGCGCCACCACCGTCGCCCTCACCGGCCGCCCGAACGCCCCCGTCGCCCACTACTCCGACGTGGTCCTGACCACCTCCGCCGCCCGCGAGACCCAGCTGCGCCCGGCCGCCATGTCCAGCCGCACCAGCCAGCTCCTCGTCGTCGACTGCCTGTTCGTCGGCGTGGCGCAGCAGACGTACGAGACCGCCGCCCCCGCCCTCGCCGCCTCGTACGAGGCCCTCGCCCACCGCCACACCGCCCGCTGA
- a CDS encoding DUF4031 domain-containing protein produces the protein MTVYIDPPTWPGHGRMWSHLVSDVSYEELHAFAASIGCPPRAFERDHYDVPSYRYADAVRAGAVEIGSKELVRRLTAAGLRRPKGRPAP, from the coding sequence GTGACGGTCTACATCGACCCGCCGACCTGGCCGGGCCACGGCCGCATGTGGTCGCATCTGGTCAGCGATGTGTCGTACGAGGAGCTGCACGCGTTCGCGGCGTCCATCGGCTGCCCGCCGCGCGCCTTCGAACGCGACCACTACGACGTCCCCTCCTACCGCTACGCGGACGCGGTCCGGGCGGGCGCGGTGGAGATAGGCAGCAAGGAACTCGTCCGCCGCCTCACGGCCGCGGGACTGCGCCGCCCGAAGGGGCGGCCCGCGCCGTAG
- a CDS encoding DEAD/DEAH box helicase family protein, translating to MKGGFLSTEALLRGGPRGLPHALERALWHLGFSDVRVVDGAGDGGADLLAVRNREQWVFQCKWSSRGPVAREGVDDLERAHSRYRADKAVLVTNTSLNGTAESRRRALASVGIKITVWDGPTLADIWERMPARIPARFGLRPYQEDAVDRIEADLAATDSALLVLATGLGKTVVGGEVIDRFLKRSPGAPVLVAAHMKDLVEQLERALWRHVDKTVLTHVLTGERKPTNLEGIVVGTVESVLGAVSTGWRPKLVMIDETHHVGEQGRFAELLDLCGDAAKFGVTATPWRGDKFDITARFGRASYTMGIAEGMAEGYLSAVDYRLFVDNIDWETVKEASEHGYSVKELNRKLFLPQRDEEIVEHFRDAWRSTHDPRAILFCQTIEHAERMAGLLAAADQSWRNASFLHSALPRQRRQILLNEFRLGRVPVITCVDVFNEGVDVPDVNLIGFLRVTHSRRIFVQQLGRGLRLSPGKDHLKALDFVTDIRRVAATLELRRSLEATDTEQLRFARGRGSKIEFSDETAGTLLDHWIEDAASLETAADEVRLQFPSQGGID from the coding sequence GTGAAAGGCGGATTCCTTTCCACTGAGGCCCTCCTCCGGGGGGGCCCACGCGGGCTTCCGCACGCACTCGAACGTGCCCTTTGGCATTTGGGGTTCAGTGACGTGCGCGTGGTGGACGGGGCGGGTGACGGAGGGGCTGACCTCCTCGCGGTGAGGAACCGCGAGCAGTGGGTGTTTCAGTGCAAGTGGTCGAGCCGCGGCCCCGTGGCCCGCGAGGGTGTCGACGATCTGGAACGCGCCCATAGTCGCTACCGGGCGGATAAGGCCGTGCTTGTTACCAACACAAGCCTGAACGGGACCGCGGAGTCGAGGCGGCGCGCCCTCGCCTCAGTGGGCATCAAGATCACGGTTTGGGACGGCCCCACCCTGGCTGACATCTGGGAGAGAATGCCCGCCCGGATCCCAGCCAGGTTCGGATTGCGCCCGTACCAGGAGGACGCCGTCGACCGTATCGAGGCTGACCTCGCCGCCACCGACAGCGCTTTGCTCGTACTGGCGACGGGTCTCGGCAAGACGGTAGTCGGCGGGGAGGTCATCGACCGGTTCCTCAAACGCTCCCCCGGTGCTCCTGTGCTTGTCGCCGCTCACATGAAGGACCTCGTCGAACAACTTGAGCGGGCTCTGTGGCGCCACGTCGACAAGACCGTCCTCACTCATGTCCTGACCGGTGAACGCAAGCCGACGAACCTCGAGGGCATCGTGGTTGGCACGGTCGAGTCCGTTCTGGGAGCGGTATCCACCGGTTGGCGCCCGAAGCTGGTGATGATCGATGAGACGCACCATGTCGGCGAGCAGGGGCGTTTTGCCGAACTGCTCGACCTGTGCGGGGACGCCGCGAAGTTCGGCGTGACCGCGACCCCGTGGCGTGGCGACAAGTTCGACATCACCGCTCGTTTCGGTCGGGCGAGCTACACAATGGGCATCGCCGAAGGCATGGCCGAGGGATATCTCTCTGCGGTCGACTACCGGCTCTTCGTGGACAACATCGACTGGGAAACCGTCAAGGAGGCCAGTGAGCATGGATATTCCGTCAAGGAGCTGAACCGCAAACTCTTCTTGCCTCAGCGTGATGAGGAGATCGTCGAGCACTTTCGTGACGCCTGGCGCTCAACTCACGACCCGCGGGCCATCCTGTTCTGCCAGACCATCGAACACGCCGAACGCATGGCGGGGCTGCTCGCGGCCGCCGACCAGTCGTGGCGCAACGCTTCCTTTCTCCACAGTGCGCTCCCCCGCCAGCGGCGCCAGATCCTGCTCAACGAGTTCCGCCTGGGCCGAGTGCCTGTCATCACGTGCGTCGACGTCTTCAATGAGGGGGTCGACGTACCCGATGTGAACCTCATCGGCTTCCTGCGCGTCACGCACAGCCGGCGGATCTTCGTTCAGCAGCTTGGAAGGGGGCTACGACTGAGTCCAGGTAAGGACCACTTGAAGGCTCTCGACTTCGTCACGGACATTCGCAGGGTGGCAGCCACGTTGGAATTGCGAAGATCGCTGGAAGCGACGGACACGGAACAGCTAAGGTTCGCAAGGGGCCGAGGGTCGAAGATCGAGTTCAGTGACGAGACCGCCGGGACCCTGCTTGATCACTGGATCGAAGATGCCGCGAGTCTTGAGACGGCCGCCGATGAGGTGCGGCTCCAGTTTCCGTCCCAGGGGGGGATCGACTAG
- a CDS encoding ATP-binding protein translates to MKITPSARILRMLGEIEFDPWQCVAELIDNSFDDFTEILKADTPWAGGFKVSVTLPSASVRSSQAQVIIADTGRGMSYEILERAVRAGWSSNDRFDKLGLFGMGFNVATARLGRCTRVLTTRPGDTEWIGVEIDLDRIEDDFEATDISEPKADPNEHGTRIEISRLHPERADWLRRNAANLRNTLGSTYAWLLDTRPFQLWVQGQRVRPRRHCRWGDDRFVTYGSGSKAEIIPAYIEIDETFDDAEACLDCGNWQLPGLGLCGSCESDHLESRERRIHGWLGVQRHLDKREFGIDFLRNGRKILQWDKRLFDWQNPNDPLGVVDVEYPIELVHQGGRLIGEIHLDHVPVTYQKNAFEYSDRSWRGAVDYLRGPGPLQPEKAKRLAYQENTSPLGRLYKGYRRNAVGERCLIPGDGKRPIHEDTRRWAQRFHAGDEDYQTDAKWWNAVQNHEEVSRRAKLEDVHQAAPDKANEEAVLEALGLTDVPSQDPAPTDSKPAEIISVTSSEPHKETTQERLDRYRLDSTVIPDLSRDYGLPRLGFLTVEARRMTATRVHDEFGQPTPVLLVQTQGGKATAFVDPAHEAFSKLGSEAAELLVIEVANVLRVKASSDLSLSHLVASVRAECLPHTAIDAEAIATEARELLTVIRERMASAIEEDTQKAFGYMEFDEVTATENEMIARGLVMRTDSLGTTGEFILHAPALYTVKLLEQWPEPFMDGKVFNGPYAGLSSHSAKRLSLARTVGYLNDIATIASFTATDPLRLQRTRLSVRLLADELADGA, encoded by the coding sequence TTGAAGATCACTCCGTCCGCGCGAATCCTGCGCATGCTGGGGGAGATCGAGTTCGACCCGTGGCAGTGCGTCGCCGAGCTGATCGATAATTCCTTCGACGACTTCACCGAGATCCTCAAGGCCGATACGCCATGGGCGGGCGGATTCAAGGTCAGCGTGACACTACCCAGCGCGTCGGTGCGGTCCTCACAGGCTCAAGTGATCATCGCCGATACGGGTCGCGGCATGAGCTACGAGATCCTGGAGCGTGCCGTACGCGCCGGCTGGTCCAGCAACGACCGATTCGACAAGCTCGGACTGTTCGGCATGGGCTTCAACGTCGCGACCGCACGTCTGGGCCGGTGCACCCGCGTCCTGACGACACGCCCTGGAGACACCGAGTGGATCGGTGTCGAGATCGACCTCGACCGCATCGAGGATGACTTCGAAGCCACCGACATCTCAGAACCTAAGGCCGACCCCAACGAGCACGGTACGAGAATCGAGATCAGCCGTCTCCATCCGGAGCGAGCTGACTGGCTCCGCCGCAACGCGGCCAACCTCCGCAATACCCTCGGCAGCACCTACGCCTGGCTGCTCGACACCCGCCCGTTCCAGCTTTGGGTCCAAGGTCAGCGAGTCAGGCCCCGGCGGCACTGCCGTTGGGGGGACGACCGCTTCGTGACATACGGCAGCGGCTCCAAGGCCGAGATCATCCCCGCCTACATTGAGATCGATGAAACCTTCGATGACGCGGAGGCTTGCCTCGACTGCGGCAACTGGCAGCTCCCCGGCCTGGGCCTCTGCGGTTCATGCGAAAGTGACCACCTCGAGTCACGCGAGCGGCGCATCCACGGGTGGCTGGGTGTACAGCGCCATCTCGACAAACGAGAGTTCGGCATCGACTTCCTCCGCAACGGACGGAAGATCCTGCAGTGGGACAAGCGCCTTTTCGACTGGCAGAACCCCAACGATCCTCTCGGGGTCGTGGACGTGGAGTATCCCATCGAGCTCGTCCACCAGGGCGGCCGCCTGATCGGGGAGATCCACCTCGATCACGTCCCCGTGACTTACCAGAAGAACGCGTTCGAGTACAGCGACCGCAGCTGGCGGGGCGCCGTCGACTACCTTCGAGGTCCTGGTCCACTGCAGCCGGAGAAGGCCAAGCGTCTCGCGTACCAGGAGAACACCAGCCCACTCGGCCGCCTTTACAAGGGATATCGGCGAAACGCCGTGGGTGAGCGCTGCCTGATCCCCGGCGACGGCAAGCGGCCTATCCACGAGGACACCCGCCGATGGGCCCAACGCTTCCACGCGGGCGACGAGGACTACCAAACGGACGCGAAGTGGTGGAACGCCGTCCAAAACCATGAGGAAGTCAGCCGGCGCGCGAAGCTCGAGGACGTACATCAGGCGGCTCCGGACAAAGCGAACGAGGAGGCGGTCCTTGAGGCGCTGGGCCTGACTGACGTCCCGTCTCAGGACCCTGCCCCAACTGATTCGAAACCCGCGGAGATCATCTCGGTCACGTCATCGGAGCCCCACAAAGAGACCACCCAGGAGCGTCTGGACCGCTATCGACTCGACTCGACGGTCATCCCGGACCTCTCCCGTGACTACGGATTGCCACGCCTGGGCTTCCTCACGGTCGAGGCTCGTCGCATGACGGCCACCCGTGTCCACGATGAGTTCGGGCAGCCGACACCCGTTCTCCTGGTCCAGACACAGGGTGGAAAGGCCACGGCGTTCGTCGACCCGGCCCACGAGGCGTTCTCGAAGCTCGGCTCGGAAGCGGCTGAACTCCTCGTGATAGAGGTGGCCAACGTCCTGCGGGTCAAGGCGAGCAGTGATCTCAGCCTCTCCCACCTGGTCGCCTCCGTACGCGCCGAGTGCTTGCCGCACACCGCCATCGACGCGGAGGCCATCGCCACCGAGGCGCGAGAGCTCTTGACCGTGATCCGCGAGCGCATGGCTTCTGCTATTGAGGAGGACACGCAAAAGGCCTTCGGTTACATGGAGTTCGACGAGGTGACGGCGACCGAGAACGAGATGATCGCGCGAGGCTTGGTCATGCGCACCGACTCACTCGGGACCACGGGCGAGTTCATCCTGCACGCCCCCGCCTTGTACACCGTGAAGCTGCTTGAGCAGTGGCCTGAGCCCTTCATGGACGGCAAGGTCTTCAATGGCCCCTACGCTGGCCTAAGCTCTCATTCCGCGAAGCGACTCAGCCTGGCCCGGACGGTCGGCTACCTGAACGACATCGCGACGATCGCCAGTTTCACCGCCACTGATCCCCTGCGCCTGCAGCGCACCCGACTGAGTGTGCGCCTACTGGCTGATGAGTTGGCGGACGGGGCGTGA
- a CDS encoding DNA mismatch endonuclease Vsr, which yields MTAERSARQSGWKEGMPPDRAWKGRAGRDREARAAEQDRAAGGREHRYVSVGQQRYALASVELKLLPKTRRIRAYLRWSDGGRSPARYLGQVDQDTRAANLVAGWKLAVAKELVTTRSLPAHSWASSTAVRSAMRANRGRDTRPELRLRSLLHRSGLRYRVSVRPLPDLRRTADLVFTKAHVAVFVDGCYWHGCPDHYRPSTKNADFWQRKIEGNRSRDAETDRRLTEAGWSVVRVWEHEDPAEAARRVLSVVRPSHPTYP from the coding sequence ATGACCGCGGAACGGAGCGCCCGGCAGAGCGGTTGGAAGGAAGGCATGCCGCCGGACCGCGCCTGGAAGGGCCGCGCGGGACGCGATCGAGAAGCTCGCGCGGCCGAGCAGGACCGGGCGGCGGGGGGTCGCGAACACCGCTATGTGTCGGTGGGGCAGCAGCGGTACGCGCTCGCCTCCGTCGAGTTGAAGCTGCTCCCCAAGACCCGCCGGATCCGTGCCTACCTACGCTGGTCAGACGGCGGCCGCTCACCCGCTCGTTATCTGGGACAGGTCGATCAGGACACGAGGGCCGCGAACCTCGTCGCGGGCTGGAAGCTAGCCGTGGCCAAGGAGTTGGTCACGACTCGTTCACTCCCCGCGCATTCTTGGGCCTCCTCCACCGCGGTCCGGTCGGCCATGCGGGCCAATCGCGGTCGCGACACGAGGCCCGAGCTACGTCTACGCTCCCTCCTCCACCGTTCGGGGCTTCGATACCGAGTCTCCGTTCGCCCTCTGCCCGATCTTCGCCGCACCGCGGATCTGGTCTTCACCAAAGCCCACGTCGCCGTCTTCGTTGATGGCTGCTACTGGCACGGCTGTCCCGATCACTACCGCCCCTCGACCAAGAACGCCGACTTCTGGCAGCGGAAGATCGAAGGCAATCGCTCACGTGACGCGGAAACGGACCGACGACTCACGGAAGCCGGATGGAGCGTGGTCCGCGTGTGGGAGCACGAGGATCCAGCGGAGGCCGCACGGCGCGTCCTCAGTGTGGTGCGGCCATCGCACCCCACGTATCCCTGA
- a CDS encoding DNA cytosine methyltransferase, with translation MERTSVELFAGGGGLVQASTNAGFRHLLVSELAPRACETLEANGFEGYDEGTPSRVLAESTRTPLARGDVRRLDMRFLKEREVDLLAGGPPCQPFSLGGVAKGDEDERNMFPEMFRAVREIRPKAVICENVRGLLRKSFEPYFEYIKRELSLPFLQRADSTWTDHDHALRERIAADDTDPTMSYRVEAFPVNAADYGVPQIRNRVILVAFRSDLKVDWKLFRDEVEETHSEDELINAYHGDAYWRNRTVTVPDHVRADVLDRYPARLPTNAPRTRLPWRTLRDALEGLPEIDLKRLDKKTAQGGVADHVGWPGARIYKGHTPNELDRPAKTVKAGVHGVPGGESVMLLDKREKDPTAPGGFRYAHRYMTVRETARVMTFGDHWLLRGPRSERMRQLGNAVPVQLGEVFANAVRTTLDKAEVKP, from the coding sequence ATGGAACGGACCTCGGTGGAACTCTTTGCCGGTGGGGGAGGGCTCGTTCAGGCGAGCACGAACGCCGGCTTTCGCCACCTACTGGTGAGTGAGCTCGCTCCCCGCGCCTGCGAGACCCTTGAGGCCAACGGCTTCGAGGGATACGACGAGGGGACTCCGTCGCGGGTGCTGGCGGAGTCGACTCGGACGCCTCTCGCCAGAGGTGACGTACGCCGCCTGGACATGCGGTTCCTCAAGGAGAGGGAGGTTGACCTGCTCGCCGGGGGACCTCCTTGCCAACCCTTCAGCCTCGGAGGGGTTGCCAAGGGCGACGAGGACGAACGGAACATGTTCCCCGAGATGTTTCGGGCGGTACGGGAGATCCGCCCCAAGGCCGTGATCTGCGAGAACGTTCGCGGCCTGCTCCGGAAGTCGTTCGAGCCGTACTTCGAGTACATCAAGCGCGAACTGAGCCTGCCGTTCCTCCAGCGCGCCGACTCCACGTGGACTGACCACGATCACGCCCTCCGGGAGCGCATCGCCGCTGATGACACCGACCCGACGATGAGTTACAGGGTCGAGGCCTTCCCCGTGAACGCCGCTGACTATGGAGTGCCCCAGATTCGGAACCGGGTGATCCTCGTTGCCTTCCGGTCGGACCTGAAGGTTGATTGGAAGCTCTTCCGCGATGAGGTGGAGGAGACCCACTCCGAGGATGAGCTGATCAATGCCTATCACGGGGATGCCTACTGGCGGAACAGAACAGTGACTGTGCCGGATCACGTGCGCGCCGACGTCCTGGACCGATACCCCGCGCGACTTCCCACCAACGCCCCGAGAACGCGGCTCCCCTGGCGCACCTTGCGGGACGCGTTGGAGGGGCTTCCGGAGATCGATCTCAAGAGGCTGGACAAGAAGACCGCTCAAGGCGGGGTGGCGGACCATGTGGGGTGGCCTGGCGCCCGGATTTACAAGGGCCACACCCCGAACGAGCTTGACCGACCTGCCAAGACGGTTAAGGCAGGGGTGCACGGGGTACCTGGCGGCGAGTCGGTCATGCTGCTGGACAAGCGGGAGAAGGACCCCACGGCACCGGGCGGCTTCCGCTACGCGCACCGATACATGACCGTCCGCGAGACCGCACGGGTAATGACCTTCGGCGACCATTGGCTGCTGCGCGGGCCTCGGAGCGAGCGCATGCGACAGCTCGGCAACGCTGTCCCCGTCCAGCTCGGCGAAGTCTTCGCCAACGCCGTCCGGACCACTCTAGACAAGGCCGAAGTCAAACCATGA
- a CDS encoding Cmx/CmrA family chloramphenicol efflux MFS transporter — protein MPVAVYVLGLSVFALGTSEFMLSGLLPPIAEDMGVTIPQAGLLISAFAIGMVVGAPLLAVATLRLPRRTTLISLISLFGLGQVAGALAPSYELLFASRVVSALACAGFWAVGAAVAIAMVEKDQRARAMAVMIGGLSIANVLGVPAGAFLGEHLGWRSAFWSVGAASAVALAGVLALIPKIPLPAEKPSLGRELRIYRDRQVWLSIGITALAAGGVFCAFSYLSPLLTDVAGLDSGWVPWILGLFGAGALVGTTIGGRIADARLFGVMIWGITASTAFLAALALLAPSAAAAIVLSFLLGVSAFFTAPALNARMFNVAGAAPTLAGATTTAAFNLGNTGGPWLGGTVIDADLGFAATAWAGAAMTVTALALTAIALRLHRRTPAPTRVVISSARADCPASDNAVR, from the coding sequence ATGCCCGTGGCCGTCTACGTCCTCGGCCTCTCCGTCTTCGCACTCGGCACCAGCGAGTTCATGCTCTCCGGGCTGCTGCCGCCGATCGCCGAGGACATGGGCGTCACCATCCCGCAGGCGGGCCTGCTGATATCCGCCTTCGCGATCGGCATGGTCGTCGGGGCGCCGCTGCTGGCCGTGGCCACACTGCGCCTTCCGCGCCGCACCACCCTCATCTCCCTCATCAGCCTCTTCGGCCTCGGGCAGGTCGCGGGCGCGCTGGCCCCCTCCTACGAGCTGCTCTTCGCCTCCCGCGTGGTGTCCGCGCTCGCCTGCGCCGGCTTCTGGGCCGTGGGCGCGGCCGTCGCCATCGCCATGGTCGAGAAGGACCAGCGGGCCCGCGCGATGGCCGTCATGATCGGCGGCCTGTCCATCGCGAACGTCCTTGGCGTCCCCGCCGGGGCCTTCCTCGGCGAGCACCTCGGCTGGCGCTCCGCGTTCTGGTCGGTCGGCGCGGCCTCCGCGGTCGCCCTCGCCGGCGTCCTGGCCCTGATCCCGAAGATCCCGCTGCCCGCCGAGAAGCCCTCCCTGGGCCGGGAGCTGCGCATCTACCGCGACCGCCAGGTGTGGCTCTCCATCGGCATCACGGCCCTGGCCGCGGGCGGCGTCTTCTGCGCCTTCAGCTACCTGTCACCGCTGCTCACGGACGTGGCGGGGCTGGACTCCGGCTGGGTCCCGTGGATCCTCGGCCTCTTCGGGGCGGGCGCGCTGGTCGGCACCACCATCGGCGGCCGGATCGCCGACGCGCGCCTGTTCGGCGTGATGATCTGGGGCATCACCGCCTCGACCGCCTTCCTCGCCGCCCTCGCCCTGCTGGCCCCGTCCGCCGCCGCGGCGATCGTCCTGTCGTTCCTGCTCGGCGTCTCGGCCTTCTTCACCGCGCCGGCGCTCAACGCGCGCATGTTCAACGTGGCCGGCGCCGCCCCGACCCTGGCCGGAGCGACCACCACGGCCGCCTTCAACCTCGGCAACACCGGCGGCCCCTGGCTCGGCGGCACCGTCATCGACGCCGACCTCGGCTTCGCCGCCACCGCCTGGGCCGGCGCGGCCATGACCGTCACCGCCCTCGCCCTCACGGCGATCGCCCTGCGCCTACACCGCCGCACGCCCGCCCCGACCCGCGTGGTCATTTCCTCGGCGCGCGCGGATTGCCCGGCCTCTGATAACGCGGTGAGGTGA
- a CDS encoding HD domain-containing protein — protein sequence MDTGTPHTDSAALHARWRATATAAGAPAHRDPAPYAERLLTAWAEPQRRYHTTAHLAEVLARIDILAGHAADPAAVELAAWFHDAVYRPDRSENEERSAALAERALPELGVDAARTAEVARLVRLTVTHDPAPGDTNGEVLCDADLAVLAGAPEAYAAYAAAVRAEYGFVPDDAFTAGRAAVLRRLLALPRLFRTPYAAAHWEAPARANLTAELARLDPRGI from the coding sequence ATGGACACAGGCACCCCGCACACCGACTCCGCGGCCCTCCACGCCCGCTGGCGGGCCACCGCCACCGCCGCCGGCGCCCCCGCCCACCGGGACCCCGCCCCCTACGCCGAGCGCCTGCTCACCGCCTGGGCGGAGCCGCAGCGCCGGTACCACACCACCGCGCACCTGGCCGAGGTACTGGCCCGGATCGACATACTGGCCGGGCACGCCGCCGACCCCGCCGCCGTCGAGCTGGCCGCCTGGTTCCACGACGCCGTCTACCGCCCCGACCGCTCCGAGAACGAGGAACGCAGCGCCGCCCTCGCCGAGCGCGCCCTGCCCGAGCTCGGCGTCGACGCCGCCCGCACCGCCGAGGTGGCCCGGCTGGTCCGGCTCACCGTCACCCACGACCCCGCCCCCGGCGACACCAACGGCGAGGTGCTCTGCGACGCGGACCTCGCCGTACTGGCCGGCGCGCCCGAGGCGTACGCCGCGTACGCCGCCGCCGTGCGCGCCGAGTACGGGTTCGTGCCGGACGACGCCTTCACCGCGGGCCGCGCCGCCGTGCTCCGCCGGCTCCTCGCCCTGCCGAGGCTCTTCCGCACCCCGTACGCGGCCGCCCACTGGGAGGCCCCGGCCCGCGCCAATCTCACCGCCGAGCTGGCCCGGCTCGACCCGCGGGGAATTTGA
- a CDS encoding copper homeostasis protein CutC, with product MSNRALLEVIALDAEDAIAAQAGGADRLELVTDMAADGLTPPRETFAAIRAAVDIPLRVMVRTADGFAAGEVSGLVEAVRGLRAEGAEEFVLGFLHPDGSPDLAAVQAVLAELDGCRWTFHRAIDRAADRDGLRKALADLPGLDTYLTAGSPAGVDEGMPVLLAEAARRGEPGYGARILVGGGLGLSHLPMLRAAGLDAFHIGGAARPSGWGRPVSAQAVAEWRRALD from the coding sequence ATGAGCAACCGTGCGCTCCTGGAGGTGATCGCCCTCGACGCGGAGGACGCGATCGCGGCCCAGGCCGGTGGGGCGGACCGGCTCGAGCTGGTCACCGACATGGCCGCCGACGGGCTCACCCCGCCGCGCGAGACCTTCGCGGCGATCAGGGCGGCGGTCGACATCCCGCTGCGGGTGATGGTCCGCACGGCGGACGGCTTCGCGGCGGGCGAGGTCTCCGGGCTGGTGGAAGCGGTGCGGGGGCTGCGGGCGGAGGGCGCCGAGGAGTTCGTGCTCGGGTTCCTGCACCCGGACGGCAGCCCCGACCTGGCGGCGGTCCAGGCCGTGCTTGCGGAGCTGGACGGCTGCCGCTGGACCTTCCACCGGGCGATCGACCGCGCGGCGGACCGGGACGGGCTGCGCAAGGCTCTGGCGGACCTGCCGGGCCTGGACACCTACCTGACGGCGGGCTCGCCGGCCGGGGTCGACGAGGGCATGCCGGTGCTGCTCGCCGAGGCCGCGCGGCGGGGGGAGCCGGGGTACGGGGCGCGGATCCTGGTCGGCGGGGGGCTGGGCCTGTCGCATCTGCCGATGCTGCGCGCGGCGGGGCTTGACGCCTTCCACATCGGCGGCGCGGCCCGTCCCTCCGGGTGGGGCCGGCCGGTCTCCGCCCAGGCCGTCGCGGAATGGCGCCGAGCCCTGGACTAG